Genomic DNA from archaeon BMS3Bbin15:
TCATTCGTTCGTAATCACAAGATAAACTGTTTTACCCAGGTACTCCTTAAGGCAGTCTACTTTGGCACCAGTGCCAAAGGGTGTGACTTTCTTTCGCATAAAACCTACAATACCATTTATTTTCAACTCTGTTTGTATTACTGGCTTTACTCTCTCCATATATATTTAATATATATCCCGGGTATAAATAGTTTTGGGCAAAAACAAGTTGTCAGATAATTAATCAAATGGAGTTTTCACACAGTCTGACGTATTGTCTATGGTGATCCACAATATACCAGTCAGGAATGTTCAAGATGTGGGCTGATAGGCAATAGGAATGGTAAGGTGTTTAAGTGCTTCCACTGTGGCCACGTTGACCATGCTGACGTAAATGCTGCGTTCAATATAGCATTGCGTCAAGGTATAGGTCAATCTGTTGCAGACAGAGATGTAACAGAAGGGAACACTGATATCCCTAAAGAGGCAACTCCAAGGACGATGGAGACCTTAGAACCCCACGAACTTTATAGTGGGAGTATGTCAGACTGAGGGATTGCTGGCTTTCACTAGGAAGGCTTCTCCATAAGTGACCTCTTTTTTAGGAGTTCACCACTCCTGCTGTGTGGCTTTCTTAACAAGGTATCCATAGTCTTCTCCATCTCCCTCGCCTCGTCAGAATATATACCCGCCATTCTCAGAAGCTCATGGGCTGAAGTCACCATTGGTATATATTCTCTGGCATCCTTAACCATAAAGCACCCTTTAACATTGAGTTTTCCAATAAGTTTGATTGCCTCATAAGCTGCCATTGCCTTTGCCTTTGCATAGGGATTTTCAAACCCTGCCGCTTCCACAGCCTCGGCAGTATCCACCACCAACTTCGGAAGATATTTCTCATCCTTCTTCAGAGCATCAACAGCTTTATCTATTTCCTCCTGCACAAGTCTCAAAGCTCCTGTTATACTCAGCACCTTGAGCATTTCTGCATTGAATATAGCCATTTCAGTTGCATCGAGAAATTCTCTTCTTGCTCCAATCATAGAATCCCCGAGTATAAAGAGATAGCCTAGCTGAGCCTCCTCCAGTTTTTTTATAATCTTAACACCTGGAGCATCACCTATAATAATAGCATTTCTCCCTTTCAATGCATTTATAATCATTTCTGGCCCCGCTATAGCGGGATTTGGAGAAATATAAATAATAAGGTTATACTCATCAAGATTAACTCTTGCCAGAACTCTCTCGGCATCACCTGGTGTCATCTTTGCTCCTGTTGTGGCCACATCAACTTCAATGTCTTTCCTGTCCGCTCTCTCATCCAGAAGGAGTTCAAGAACAAGAGATGTAGCTATGTTCCCTATTTTGATTACCAGCAACTTCACCATAATTCACTCCTCGATAATAGTTTCTATTGCCCTCTCCACATCTCCCTTCTCAATAAGCATCTTCACCTTGGGATTTGATAGCCTTACAATTGCCTCTTCAAATTTCTCCTTTCTCTTCATCACTTCTTCAAGGTCTGTCTCCTCCATCCCTCCAGCATCTTTCTGCTTTGCTATCTCCTCTTCGGCAATTGCAATTTCAGGAAGAAAACCCCTCTTTATAAGGAAGCTAAGATATTTGCCATATTCCTCATGCTGAATCAGGGCTCTTTTGAGAGCTGTTATTGTAGGTGCGGAAGAGTATATTGTACCTGCACTTTCACTGAGGTCTTCACTATTCACAGATATGTAGGGGATAGGATACCATGGTTTTTCACCCTTCGCTATTGAAATACTTGCATCGACTATACCCTTATCAAGAGCATACGTCAGGATTGCACTGGTGGCACCGCCATCCTGAGCATTCTCTGGTCTAACCTTTTCACCTGCCCTTGCCGTATAAATTTTTATAAACTGCCCGAGAATACGCTTTTCGAAGACATAGCGTTTGCTGCCAAAGAGTTTCTCCTCTATAAGGTCTACCGGTAAAGTTGTCCTGGGACAGGTGGCATAGCATCTTCCACAGTCTGTGCTCTCACAGTCTTTGGTTTTATATGGTTTGCCTTCTTCATCTATCTTGATTATTCCTTCCGCACAGCTTGCCTCACAGGCCCCACAGGTAACACATAAACCAGGCTCTATAATATCACGAGTCAGCTCATCTATCCTGTGCTCAACTGTTGTAAGTTCAAGGAGTTTATCCATATCCACCTCATGAATGGTATCCAGATGAGGAACCCCTGCTTCCTTTTCCTTTTTGCTCTTATTCTTCCAGGCACTTTTGAACTTTCTCCTTGAGAGCTTCCTCAGAAGACCGATACCTTTACCTGTAATATCAATCTCCTCTGCTTTAAGATATCCTTCCTTAATGGCTCCCTCCACAATATTCAGGCCAGTGGGAGTTCTTACTATAACTGTATTCCAGCCCCTCTCTGAACCAACGGCACCTGTTGATATATCGCCAAGCTCACCGGTATAATCAAGGCATAAGTGACAGTTTTCTCTGGCAAACTTCTTTACTTTTTTGAGAGGGATTTCAAATTTGTCTTTATCTGTATAAGCTATCAGCTTACCCTTTATA
This window encodes:
- a CDS encoding F420-dependent methylenetetrahydromethanopterin dehydrogenase codes for the protein MVKLLVIKIGNIATSLVLELLLDERADRKDIEVDVATTGAKMTPGDAERVLARVNLDEYNLIIYISPNPAIAGPEMIINALKGRNAIIIGDAPGVKIIKKLEEAQLGYLFILGDSMIGARREFLDATEMAIFNAEMLKVLSITGALRLVQEEIDKAVDALKKDEKYLPKLVVDTAEAVEAAGFENPYAKAKAMAAYEAIKLIGKLNVKGCFMVKDAREYIPMVTSAHELLRMAGIYSDEAREMEKTMDTLLRKPHSRSGELLKKRSLMEKPS
- a CDS encoding coenzyme F420-reducing hydrogenase subunit beta: MVPEDFIKPSIKALINESNVLKKDRPFHKLAYVGTPCQTQALRKAQLFDFQKVKQEWPRRVRFSISLFCAESFPYKNIIKLTEEYGVNLSEVKKWDIKGKLIAYTDKDKFEIPLKKVKKFARENCHLCLDYTGELGDISTGAVGSERGWNTVIVRTPTGLNIVEGAIKEGYLKAEEIDITGKGIGLLRKLSRRKFKSAWKNKSKKEKEAGVPHLDTIHEVDMDKLLELTTVEHRIDELTRDIIEPGLCVTCGACEASCAEGIIKIDEEGKPYKTKDCESTDCGRCYATCPRTTLPVDLIEEKLFGSKRYVFEKRILGQFIKIYTARAGEKVRPENAQDGGATSAILTYALDKGIVDASISIAKGEKPWYPIPYISVNSEDLSESAGTIYSSAPTITALKRALIQHEEYGKYLSFLIKRGFLPEIAIAEEEIAKQKDAGGMEETDLEEVMKRKEKFEEAIVRLSNPKVKMLIEKGDVERAIETIIEE